One Plasmodium malariae genome assembly, chromosome: 3 genomic window, TAAATTAGAATATACCTCTAATGCTGCAGCCACTACAACTATTACTACCACTATTAGTAGtaacagtagtaataataataatgctaCTATTTATAGTAGCAAAAATAGGACTTGATTAATCaaaccatatatatatatatatggatagaTAGATAAAGGAAAAATCTAATATATTCGTAAATTACATCGTTATATGAgtcatatatttgtatatatgtattaccAACATTTGTGgcatttattatgtatttcttaatatacCATGAAACTTGTGTATTGCTTAGTTGatgtttaattttgttaaaattacaacgagtttattaatttattaatgtaaTTCTCAGcttattaattcatttactAATTCATGTACTCATTCGTTTACTCATTCATTTACTAATTCATTTACTAATTCATTTACTCATTCGTTTACTAATTCATTTACTAATTCATTTACtagtttattaattaattaattctttaattttttaattagttTTAATGCTTTATAATAAACAGAACGGTATATATCACTTACTTCTTTTCCGTTTGCATCTAGAACTAGCTGCAAAGGGGAATAGCGGGAAAGGAGTGCTATATTACAAGTTTTAACAGATTTATGTCATTCTggcttatacatatatacatatatatatatatatataaatatacatttgtgtatttacatttatatataccatTTTGTATggatgtatgtatttattcatgttgcttatatgtgtatgtgttcTCCCTTTCAGATGATTGTATAGTTGTTAATAGTATGTAAAGTTATTAACGTATTTTATTACTCTTTTTACGAACCTTgaatttgtttgtttattttattatttattatgtgcactttttttttttttttttttttttttttttgtcatctAATAATAGTCTATGATTCACTCATCATTAccaaatcatttttttttttttttttttttttttaatttttttgattcatgtataaaaaaaaaaaaaaaaaaaaaaaaaagctattaTTAGCCAAAAGTGTAATTACTCTTTGTCATGCATACATTTGTAAATCTTTAATACTAGTACAAATACGCGTATTCATATGTACCTATTGCGTCTGTGCATATATGATcctgtatatatacatagatgtacatatacatacacatatatatagatacatgtacatatatgtaaacagatatataatgtatataacatACTGTGGACATTTTCAATTGCCTATTTCACCTAGCGTACATCATAAgtgttcataaaatttttaaataacaacgttgtttaaatatttttgtggtactgtatgtttatgttacatttatttttaactattAGTTATGCTGTTAATGGGTTactattctttttaataagaaCGTTGATATGTTCAGTTAGTGTGCCAATACTTTGTTGCATTGTTTTGCACTGTTACactaatacatatttacttgtcattttgtcattttgttaatttgttattttgcttttttgcatttttgcttttttgcttttttgcttttttgcTATATTACTATATTACTATATCACTATtgtattgttattattgtattgttattattgtactgttattattgtactgttattattgtactgttattattgtactgttattattgtactgttattattgtactgttattattgattttttaaaacaaagaaaaaatatattataatatattagacTGTAATATGTTAGATTAGATTACAATATATTagattgtaatatattaagttagaacaaaatagaatatactagattttaatatataagaatataacaGATTATGAGCCTTCCCCTTTGTTAAATCTGAATTCTGAATACACCATTTGCttcttttgaaaaaaaaagaaaaaaaaaaaaaaagaatattaatacGAATACGCATACTAACAAGAATAGGAAGACATAAATGTAACACCTTACAATTTGCTGCTCAtcgttgaaaaaaaatgaaaaatgaaatctTATACAGAacaacatttatattatttttactaagcTACTGCTTCCAACCATTATTAATagacataataaaatacaatggATGTGGAAATTCAagtacttttatttttttaataccaCATTATTTGTCGATGATTATTGTAGGATTTTTAccgaaaaaacaaaaattaactGAGTGCAATTggatgaaaatattttttgtttctataTTAGATTTAATAAATCAAGTGCTTAAAAAAGTTGGCTTATTATATGCTGGGTcagctatatatattattatagatagttgtacattaatatttacaGCTATGTggagaaaaattttattaaataagaagATAAGTAATTTTCAATTATTAGGTATTCTGTTAATAACATTTGGTATTGCTATTAaatcaaataatttaaaattcgAAATAGACAGAGAAGAAGTTATTGgagttattttaataataatcagTAACTTCTTAATGGGATTAACATTCgttttaaatgaaaagtatATGAACCAAATGGAAGGACAGAATATTGTTTGTTTAATGGGCATTTTCTGTCTTAGTTTTGTTTCAATTTGGACAGCTATATGGACACTACCAAATTTtaatcatttaattttagaaaatataaagaaaaaacaagGAGATATTAAAACCATTTGGTTAAGTTTTCTAGGCCTTTTTGCATTTAACATTATAACATCATCAACCTTATggtatattatgaaaattagTGGATCGTTAACTGTTGGAATATTAAAAGGACTTAAAGTTgctatcatttttttatttagtcatatttttttttgtaaatatgaTTCAAAACAGTGTTTAAATCTTCATTCCACTTTATCTGTTTTTTGTTGTATCGTTGGAGTTCTTATTTATTCCTTCAATGGATATTTACTAACTCTTACAGACAAGCTTTACACGGTCAGGAAGTCCAAAATTCTTGTATGACTTAGctgataagaaaaaaatgcagTAAAACAGACCCACATgtgaaatgaaataaagcgaaataaaataaagagaaatgaaataaagagaaatgaaataaagagaaatgaaataaagagaaatgaaataaagagaaatgaaataaagagaaatgaaataaagagaaatgaaataaagagaaatgaaataaagagaaatgaaataaagagaaatgaaataaagagaaatgaaataaagagaaatgaaataaagagaaatgaaataaagcgaaatgaaataaagagaaatgaaataaagagAAATGAAATAGAGTTGGtgagaaaaatgaaatggatttaattcaaaatataatgacgttttttttttctgacctattcatcataattatttcctttaaaaattttttttttttttttttttttttttttttttctgacttattcataatttttttttttttttaaatttaatttgtt contains:
- the DMT2 gene encoding drug/metabolite transporter, putative, with protein sequence MKNEILYRTTFILFLLSYCFQPLLIDIIKYNGCGNSSTFIFLIPHYLSMIIVGFLPKKQKLTECNWMKIFFVSILDLINQVLKKVGLLYAGSAIYIIIDSCTLIFTAMWRKILLNKKISNFQLLGILLITFGIAIKSNNLKFEIDREEVIGVILIIISNFLMGLTFVLNEKYMNQMEGQNIVCLMGIFCLSFVSIWTAIWTLPNFNHLILENIKKKQGDIKTIWLSFLGLFAFNIITSSTLWYIMKISGSLTVGILKGLKVAIIFLFSHIFFCKYDSKQCLNLHSTLSVFCCIVGVLIYSFNGYLLTLTDKLYTVRKSKILV